AGGTCCTAGTACGCCGTGCCttctgccttcttcttcttcacaccGTCGCCGATCCACTGCACACCCACGACTCCACTGCACACAGCACACACGTCTTCTTCTTGGGCCTTACACGGTATTAACTCCTTCCGTTCTTCTTTTCCTTCGGCCGAATCGGCCTTGGTCTTTGATCTTTCTCACACTTATTGACTtcgtttttgtttctttacagATCCGGTGATTTATGAAGCCGACGGAGCAAAAGAAGGAGACGGTTAGGTTAGATCTGGTTCatttttttagatttgattttttttattattattttagatctGTTCTAgtgttctttaaatattttgttttggaggAACTGAGCATGTTGTCAACTGAACTAACAATTTGTTCAGACACTTGATAATTCTTTACTGTTATATTAACGTAAGTTGCATGTTTCTTTCTTTGACTCTATTTAGAGATTTCTAGTGTTGTTCCTGTGCGGATAAAATTAGGCCTCAGGGCTTTTAATTCCCATCATACACAAATGCTGATGAGAGACATGATTATTTCGTATTTTATATGCTATCATATGTCATCTGGTACAGTGTGGTCTGTGTTTTGgacattattaatttttttggttcAGATTTTGGATTTTGAAAATTGGAAAGAGGCTTTCTTGACATTCGTCTGTGAACACCAGATAACCTGTTAATCTGTTAATCCATGTCTTCAAGCTTGATTGTAATCCGTTGTAATGCTTGATATTGTTAAAGTTTTGCACTTTTGTgactttgattttgattttttttttcaggttttaCTCTTGAGCTGAGAGACTTTGAATTGGGAGCACATGGTTTGTAGCTGAATTTAAAATTAGCAGAATGTTGCTTTACAAGTCCTGTTGTGTTATTATTCAAAGTTGCTGGTTTGGCAATTGTGTTCTCTTGTTTATTATCAGCatctaaattttatatttgtgaAGCTTTTCTCTCCATAGTTCTGTAATTTTATCGTTTTATATCACCAAGGTCTATAACCATATCTATGTAGGATTTATAAAACTATTATGcttggatacattgttttagtTGGTCAGAACTCTGTTCTTAACTCAGTTTCTTTTCATCCTTGCTTCAGTTAAAAGGTTGATTGGTTGGATCAGTGATTATCAttagtttgttagtttgtatgAAATCCATAAGTCTTTGATGGTGATGTATTTGTTAAATTACAGGATGTTTTTGTTAAATTACAGGTCTACTCAAGCTGTAATAACCCTCTAAAAAAGAGGAAATTCCAATACCTTTAAAAATGGCCTAAAACAGTTTAAATAAAGTccaaaaaagtttaaatgaagTTTAAAAAAGTAGGcccaaaaacctttttttttttttataaaaaaaatacaatctgATCTGGATAATCGGTTCCAGATCCTGCTGTTGAAAATCAATAATCGGAGATCTTGGAGCCGGTTTTTGATTATTACCCAATAATTAAGAATCTACTCTAAGTTTACGCCCCTACTTTGGATAACTATCAAGCCACTTTCGGGCCAATGCGAGATCGTTGGAACtcaaatttttattaagttatttttttttaattattttatattaatattttatattgtgattaaaaattgatttttataagttaaaataattaaacgaaaatataaaaaatatttgtaatttttcatatgtactaaacaccaaaaatcgtttttatcaaatttttttctttgtttttgaaaaataattcttttaaaaaatatcttatTCCGAAACAATGTTTGGGCTCTTACTGACTGGCCCAATGTCAGTCCAACCCACTAAGGGTCCGGGCCCTCTTAATACTTCAAAAACTCCGAGCGCCTTTTTTCAGTACATAGGGCTAAAAGAATCCCTAATTCCCCTTCCCAAATTGCTTCATCCAATTCGTATCTCAATGCCTTCAGCAAATCCAACGGAACGAGGTTTCATCAAatttgtttgcatatttttcatctaatttattatataacttatttgtaTCATAAAAGGGTGTTCACACTGTTGTTCTCTTTCACTATGTACAATTCTGGttatttctgtttgtttttccaaatttaAGCCGCAAGTTCGTGTATCTTTGCATCTTTTATATTCTATTTGATCATATTCGTTACTTTTAGACTGTTTGATCGGctaatttatcatatttttctttcttggcaATTTTCTGCAGCTTTTAGTTTGAGTTACATATTAACTTAAATGGGGAACATAAAAGAAGaggtaatttcttttattttgtttttagtttttgctTGATTTGTTGTTCCAGTTATCttggttttgtgttttgtactGAGACTAGCCTTTTGCATGGTTGTGGTTGAAACTAAATTGGGTTGCTTAGAGAGCACGATTTCACGAGGATCGGATTAGTGGAATGCCGGATGAAATTCTGGTTTCCATTCTGTCTCTCGTGACACTGAAGGAGGCGGGGAGAGCTAGTGTACTTTCCCGCCGATGGCAAAAGCTTTGGACTTTCGTTCCTAATTTAAATTTCGACACACCGACACAAGAGAGGTTATACTATTTGGTAGACCGTAGATGCGAAAAGGGATTGGGGAAATCATATGATATTGAAAGGACCAAGTATGTGAATTGGGTGAATCGTGTACTGAAATTGCATCAGCTTCCCGCTATAGAtcaatttagggtttcttttgaTTTGGGTGTGGATTATAGGCGTGATCTTGATAATTGGTTCAAGTTTGCAATCGAAAAGAGAGTTCAAAGGCTTGAGCTGAGCTTTGAAAAATCCTGTGCAAAGCCCTGCCCTTTTCCATCCTTGTACCGGCCTCACAGTTTTCCCCGGTGTAATTCCCTCAGGGCCCTCATTTTAAAATATCTGAGTGTAAGTGGAAAAGTTTTGGAGTACTTCATATGCAACTGCCCCTTGCTTGAACGACTTTGTGTGCAAAATTCAGCTGCCCTTGTCAATCTGAAAGTTGCTGGTCCATTAATCCCCTTGAAGTACTTAGAGATATTCGACTGCATGAAGCTACAAAACCTAGAGATTTCTGCAGAAAATCTTGTATCTTTCGTATACTCTGGGCCAAGAATATCCATGCCTTTTAAGTATGTACCCAACCTTGTTGAGATGTCTTTGAAGGGCATGTATTGTGAGTATTC
Above is a genomic segment from Alnus glutinosa chromosome 12, dhAlnGlut1.1, whole genome shotgun sequence containing:
- the LOC133852291 gene encoding F-box/LRR-repeat protein At3g58900-like; the protein is MGNIKEERARFHEDRISGMPDEILVSILSLVTLKEAGRASVLSRRWQKLWTFVPNLNFDTPTQERLYYLVDRRCEKGLGKSYDIERTKYVNWVNRVLKLHQLPAIDQFRVSFDLGVDYRRDLDNWFKFAIEKRVQRLELSFEKSCAKPCPFPSLYRPHSFPRCNSLRALILKYLSVSGKVLEYFICNCPLLERLCVQNSAALVNLKVAGPLIPLKYLEIFDCMKLQNLEISAENLVSFVYSGPRISMPFKYVPNLVEMSLKGMYCEYSMYEFCEFSSYLSRLETLILKLPMIEKKMTLLEFPTLSNLKQLELIAFHAGDSVSLLRLTSLLKAAPILCRLTLKWRYRYLSNGGKKLQKAPKCPHHCLKLVELVGFSAQTIDVDYVRYLIENAVELEKIIIDPRSQISVESPWEYDEIEMEKIQAARECAKMLGRELCLGDKLVIL